The Mesorhizobium loti DNA segment TACTGGCTGCGCTCGGTCTCGAGCTCGGACTGGCGGGACAGGATATCGCGGGCGCGGGAATCGGTCATGGGTGCCTCGCTGGGATGTGGGAAAGGGATTGACAATGGCGCGCGGCGCCGAAGCTGCCAATCTCCCCCCAAGTGGGGGTTGAGGAGCGGTCCGCGCAGCGGACGGGAAGCCAATTGCTTGGCTTTCCGAGCAACGAAAGCCGGCAGGACCGAGGGGGGCGTTGTCCCTCGGCCTGCAACCATTTTCATGTTCTGTCAGGCAGGGTGTTTCGATTGGAAATGGGGAGCGCGAAGGATCGCCAGCCTCTCAGGCTTCCATCGAATTCAGTCCTGGAGGGCGAAAAAGGAAGGACTGATAGGTCGGCGGGACAGCGCCCCCTCTGCCCTGCCGGGCTTTCGTTGCTCGGAAAGCCAAGCAATTGGCTTTCCGTCCGCTGCGCGGACCGCTCCTCAACCCCCACAAGGGGGAGATTGGCAGCATCACCCGCTCCGCTTCTTCACCAGCCGCGCGTGCCGGCGCCAGTACCACCAGTCCAGCACGCGCCGGCGAAAGCTGCGCTTCATCGCTGTCATGGTCAAAGCCCCAGGAGCACGCGGCGCTGGCCGGTGAGGCTCGACGGCGCGAGGTCGGTCTTGACGGTGCTCTGCGTGCCCTGGCGCTGTTCGAGCTCAGCCCGCAATGCCGCCTCGCGCGCCTTGACATCTTCGTCCTTGATCGTCGGCGCCGGCGGCAATGGCTTCAGTTCCGGTGGTTTTTGAAACAGACACATGGTTCCAGCCTTCTCTTGTCCAGTCGTAGAGGAAGAAATCTTCGCCGTTGCGGCCGTAGCCCGGCAGCAGGCAGCGTTGCGTGGCGCCCAGCCGGCCAAGCCAGCGCAACGCCAGATCATTGGCGGCCAGGGCGCGGGCCTCGACCCGCCAGGCGCCGCGAGCGGCAACCTGAGGCCCCAGCACGGTATGAAAGAACTCTGTAATCCTGGGCACGCAGCGCTTCATCCGGCGCGTGCCCCAGCTCCAGGCGATCCACAGCCCGCTCCGCTGCTCGGCCGCGCCGAACCCGGCCTCCGGATTGCCGTCGAGCTCCGCCACATAGGCAAACCCCTGCAACGCGGTGAGCGCCAGCAGCGCCGGCGACCAATGGTCGAGCTGGCAGTCGATCTCGGCACGGTCCTCGGGGCGCAGGTTGGCGGCGATGTAGGAGAGATCGCGCAAAGTGGCGGGAACGATGCAAGCGGTCATGGATGGACTTTCCTCCGCAGGAAGCGAAGTTCATCGTCAAGCGAGGGAAAGCGCCGGTGATCCCAACTTCGTCATTCCAGGGCGAAGCTAGCAGCGCAGCCCCCTGGAACCGCTCTGCAAGCCCAAGGAATCCATTCCGTCACATCAAGGCGTTGCGACGATGCGGAGGCGCCGCCTTCCTTCGCAATCATCGCGGGATCCGCACCGACCATCGCGCAAAAACAAAACCCGCCTCAAGGGCGGGTCGCTGGCGCAAATCAGCACCATAGGCAAAATGTACCATTGCTGCCCTCACACGGTCAATGGGTTGCAGGAAAAAATTCCTACTTGATGCCTTTCCTGGCCAAAATTGCGGTGACAGTGCACTGCTTCCGTTCGATCGTCCTGAAGCAATAGCGGACTTCGAGAAGCGGAGTCGCATCAGAGAATGAGTGCACTGTCACCGCAACTCCGTTCGTCGACAGATGTCGCGGAATGGATCCCCTGGTCAAGGCGGTCAAGCCCGAGGATGACGAACCGGTAGGCGTCCCGCCCCTCGAAGGCGGTTCAGAGGCCGTGCCAGTCTAGGCTTTTGGCTTCGCCTTCCTGACTTCCTCAATGGCCATGTTTAACGCCGTTTCAAAGGCGTGCCTTAAGCCAGAAATCTTGTCCTTCCTCAGCGCGGCAGTTTGTTTTGAAATAGGCGCGAGTTCCCAAATGAGCGCGTTGCCTGCCTCCAGCAGGTGAGCCAGAGCTGCATCCGTTGCCCCGGTCGTTTCCAAAAGGTCGCGCGACTTCCCAATGTTCAGCTGCAAATGACGCGTAATCCCTTTCACGTTGCCCGCTTCCGCATGGATCGCCTCTCTGCGCAACTTATGCAGGTACTCCACCGCTGCTCCGATTGGCATTTGTTCCTCCCTTGCTGTCGAAACCTAACGGATCATCATACGCCTCATTCTGAAAGAGGCAGCGCGATATCGTGGGTTTGGCGACTCGGGCGAAACCAACCAGGTCCGGAACTCAAGAATGTTGGAAATTCACTGGTCGAGCTGGCAATCGATCTCGGCGCGGTTTTCGGGGCGGAGAATTACGGTGACAGTGCACTATTTCCCAGATCTCAGTCCGAACCTCACTCCAATCACATAGACACAGTCGTTAAAATGCACATCACCGCAATTGCCGCGCCCTAACGATCCGCCCGCGCCGCCTTCTCCAGCGCCGCCTTACGCTGAATTTCGATAGTTCGATTCCAGAAGCGCACCACTTCAAAATGCTCTTGTCTGGTCAACCAGATCTTGTTCTCCAAACTGACTGGATCGCCGCCAACCGCAATCGGTTTGATCTCGAACAGTTCCATGCCCTTGGAGCGAGAAGCCGTATCTTGTACGCTCATTTCAAGTCCTCCAGTGTGGCAAATAGATCGGCGAGGTCTCGCGCTATCGTCTCGGCGGATTGCCGTTCCATAAATATAAACGGGATGCGCACGATTGGCATTTCCACATCGTGGGTGTCGAAGCCATAGGCTTCCCCTCCTCCGTTTGACGCAAACAACAGGATGCCTGGCGCATATTTTTCAACCTCGTATTCTCGATTGAAATCAGCCAACTCTTCGGCTTTAAAAAAAATAATATAGTTGTCGCCGATGAAACCTTCGCCGCCATTATGCTCTTTGAGGAAGTCGGCGTAGTCCTTGGGCAGCACGACGCCCAAGCGCGCGGACAGGCCATCGACGACTGTGGATTCAGCCGGCGCGTCGAACTGGCCCTCAGTCAAACTATATCCCACTGATCTCCTCCCAGGTCCTTCAGCAACTCATTCCACCACGGCGTAGCCTGTTGTCTATAAACTTCGCGAGGCAGAACGATCTTTGTAGGAGGTGTCGATCGGACTACCGCCAAACTTCACTGGAGAGACCGGTCAGCGTTGCGTCGCCGCGACAACAAAGGCGCGATCCCGTTACTGTTCGTAAGGCTCGACCACAGCAAACGGAATGCCTAACGATTCCAGAATTACGGTGACAGTGCACTAATTTCCAGTATCAGTCCCCAGTCTCAATCCCGAACCTCGCAATAGCCGCATCCTACTCGTCCGCCCGCGCCGCCTTCTCCAGCGCCGCCTTACGCTGAATTTCGAGTTACGGTGACAGTGCACTATTTTCCAAACTCAGTCCCGAACCTCACAATAGCCGCATCCTACTCGTCCGCCCGCGCCGCTTTCTCCAGCGCCGCCTTACGCTGAATTTCGATAGCTTGATTCCAGTAGCGCACGGCTTCAAAGTGCTCTTGTCTGGTCAACCAGGTCTTGTTCTCCAAACTGACTGGATCGCCCCCGACGATAATCGGTGTAATCTCAAACAGCTCCATGCCCTTGGGGCGCGAATATTCATTTTGGTTGCTCATTCTAAGTCCTCTTCCAACCGAGCAAATAGATCGGCGAGGTCACGCGCAACGATGTCAGCGTATCGCCGATCCATACCAATGAATGGTATCTGCACGATTGGCATGGCCGCATCGTCAGTGTCAAAGCCATAGCCTTCACCCGCTCCGTTCGATCCGAATAGGAGGATGCCCGGCGCATACTTTTCAACCTCATACTCTATGTTGAATTGCACCAATTCTTCGGCTTTAAAGAGAACAATATAGCTATCGCCGATGAAACCTTCACCTCCATTATGCTCCTTGAGGAAGTCGGTGTAATCCTTGGGCAGCGCGACTCCCAGGCGTGCGGACAGGCCGTCGACCAGCGAGGCTTCAGCCGGCGGATCAAGCTCTCCTTCGGTTAAACTATATCCCATCGCTATCCTCCTAGGTCTTTCTTTAACTGCTCCCACCATGGCGTAACCTGTTTTCGATGAACGTCGCGTGGCAGGATGATCTTGTTAGAGATGTCCGTCGGGCTACCGCC contains these protein-coding regions:
- a CDS encoding KNR4-like cell wall assembly/cell proliferation coordinating protein gives rise to the protein MGYSLTEGELDPPAEASLVDGLSARLGVALPKDYTDFLKEHNGGEGFIGDSYIVLFKAEELVQFNIEYEVEKYAPGILLFGSNGAGEGYGFDTDDAAMPIVQIPFIGMDRRYADIVARDLADLFARLEEDLE
- a CDS encoding Tat pathway signal sequence; this translates as MPIGAAVEYLHKLRREAIHAEAGNVKGITRHLQLNIGKSRDLLETTGATDAALAHLLEAGNALIWELAPISKQTAALRKDKISGLRHAFETALNMAIEEVRKAKPKA
- a CDS encoding KNR4-like cell wall assembly/cell proliferation coordinating protein produces the protein MGYSLTEGQFDAPAESTVVDGLSARLGVVLPKDYADFLKEHNGGEGFIGDNYIIFFKAEELADFNREYEVEKYAPGILLFASNGGGEAYGFDTHDVEMPIVRIPFIFMERQSAETIARDLADLFATLEDLK